In Setaria viridis chromosome 5, Setaria_viridis_v4.0, whole genome shotgun sequence, the genomic stretch GTTAaacttgtcttttctttttaataggTGTAGCTGTGGGCTCCGAGGTGAGAATTTTAGTTCCCCAAAGCCCGTGCTGACAAATCTGAACTTCGTGAGGGACAGAATGCGGGCTACATATTCGCGCAGAGCTGTCTCTAAGAACACTGAGATCAAGAAAGATGAGAAGTCAGTCATAGAGAAGGTTGGTCTTTTTCCATTTAGTGCTCATATTCTCCTACTGCCATTTTATACCTTTCTGTTTGGACTCTAGGAAGATGCTTCTGAAAGCGATTTGGAGATAGAGCGAGTGAGGAGTGACCCTAGCCAGCTCCAATCAATGACGGTGAAAGAGCTCAGGGAGCTCACAAGGTTTAAACTCTCCTAATTCTGCCCTTGTTTCATATTGGTGGAATTCATTTTCCCTGTTAACTCTTTTGTGAACTAAATCTTGAAGGAGGATGGGGGTTTCTGGTAAAGGCAACAAGAAAGATTTAGTATCAGCACTGATGGATTCTCTGGGTGTGGTAGGAAATGGTATGGATTACTTCAGACTTGTAGCAGTAGATTTGAATGGAATTGTTGTTTTCTTCTTCAGAACTCTTTAGTTTCAGTTACACCCTCTCACCAATAAGATAGTATAATGGTCAGATTTGCCCCTTGAAGTTACACTATAGTCTGTAGGTAGCAAGTGAAACAGTGAACCAAACATGTCATTCTCTGAAACTGTTTCTTGCATGAGTTCTTTTGAAACTCTTGCGGCTTTGCCATCAACACCCCAAGGCAATATTTATATGGAGGGAAGACAGGGGCATGAAGGCATCTTTAATAACCATTCTTTCTTATGCTGTCCTTTTTAATACAATATTGTTGTGAAGCTTCTTAGCTTAGCTTGTTTCCTTTCCACAGATAAAGAGGGTAAGTCATCTGCTGAGCTGGATAGCCCCTTGGAAGAACCTATAAAAGGAAAAGGTGTTGCTTCAGTTGTGGTTGAACAAAAACTAGAAAGTTCTGAGGCTATTTCTGAAACTCCTAGCAAGAAAAGAAGTAGAACAAAACAGAAGTCAATCGAGAGTACTACTCTTGAGGAGAATTCTGTGAGAAATGTCAGGATAAATAAGACTTCAATCCAGAAGGAAACACTTGTTGGTATGCTCATTTTTTTTACTTGTATTTACTTGACACTTCCTTTCTGCTGGAAAATTACTTTCCTCTTGGCTAATTGTTGGTTACTATATTACAGTCCAAGGTGCTGTTCCTAAGGCAGGATTAGGTGCTAATGATGATTCAGAGCCTTGGACTGTACTTGTACATAAGAAACCACAAGCCGGTTGGATTCCGTACAACCCTAAGACTATGAGGCCCCCACCTCTAAGTAAGGATACACGGGCTCTGAAGATTCTGTCATGGAATGTCAATGGATTGAAAGCATTGCTCAAATCAAGAGGCTTCTCTGTGCAGCAGTTAGCGGAGAGGGAGGACTTTGATGTGCTATGCTTACAAGAGACGAAAATGCAGGTAAGATTTGAGTTATTTGGTTATGTTCACTTGTAATTATGCTGCGAAAACTGTAACAATTTGCTAAATATCTCCTTTTATCCTCTCTGAATTGTTTCCCGGTAATACATTCACTATATTTGCTTTTGTTGAGCAGGAAAaggatgttgaagttattaaaGATACTCTGCTTGATGGGTACACAAATAGTTTCTGGACATGCAGTGTGTCAAAGCTTGGCTATTCAGGAACAGCAATAATTTCACGAGTATGCATCACCTGCCTAATGCTTCATGCATACAACTAGTAGAGACATAACATATATGAGGAccgatttgtttgtttgttctcTCTCACTTAGGAATAACCACACTTATCTCTTCAATCCTCAGCCTTCAGGATGCCTCCATTTTTGAAATATAAGTCAGCTTCACTGGCGATTTACTTTAATAGGAATAAAGTGCCTAACATATCCAGCTCACATTACCTTCAGAGTTGCTAGTTTCTTCTTCCCTTAGGTTGTACTGGTAGGTTCCTGATTAATCATTGTTCAATGTTTTCTGACTTTTAGATCAGTACTACATATCGTATTG encodes the following:
- the LOC117859296 gene encoding DNA-(apurinic or apyrimidinic site) endonuclease, chloroplastic, whose protein sequence is MPLLLRGASLLRLYQCSCGLRGENFSSPKPVLTNLNFVRDRMRATYSRRAVSKNTEIKKDEKSVIEKEDASESDLEIERVRSDPSQLQSMTVKELRELTRRMGVSGKGNKKDLVSALMDSLGVVGNDKEGKSSAELDSPLEEPIKGKGVASVVVEQKLESSEAISETPSKKRSRTKQKSIESTTLEENSVRNVRINKTSIQKETLVVQGAVPKAGLGANDDSEPWTVLVHKKPQAGWIPYNPKTMRPPPLSKDTRALKILSWNVNGLKALLKSRGFSVQQLAEREDFDVLCLQETKMQEKDVEVIKDTLLDGYTNSFWTCSVSKLGYSGTAIISRVKPLSIKYGLGVPDHDTEGRVVTVEFDDFYLLTAYVPNSGDGLRRLTYRVTEWDPSLGNYMKELEKSKPVILTGDLNCAHQEIDIHDPAGNRKSAGFTNEERESFETNFLSKGFVDTFRKQHPNVVGYSYWGYRHNGRKTNKGWRLDYFLVSESIAEKVHDSYILPDISASDHSPLGLILKL